In the Alistipes provencensis genome, TATGCTGCGGCGCTTGTCGGGGTCTGCAACGGTACGCTGCGGAATTGCAGTAACATGGCCGCGGTGACGCTCGATGTTGCCGCTACGGTCGACGGAGCGTGCGGCGTAGGCGGTCTGGTCGGTCTGGTCGGAGCGACCGGACGTGTGGAGAACTGTTCGAACGGGGGACTCGTCTCTTTGGGCAGCAAGGTGGTCTGCAACGATCTCTCGATCGGCGGCGTTGTGGCCCGGACGGAAGCCGGGGCCGTGCTGACGGGGTGTGTCAACGAAGGGGCCATCGCTTCCAGCGGAACAACGGAACCGAAAGAGAAGACCAATTGTCTTTATACGGGCGGTGTTGTCGGCTATGCTGGCGGTTCGGTCGAAAACTGCTCGACCGAGGGCGACAGATCGGTGGCTTTGAAGATTACGGCGGCTTATATGAGCTATACGGGAGGTATCGTTGGATGGGCAAACGATGCGGTTACAGGTTGTACCAATAAGCAACCGGTTTCGATCACGGCCAACCGCGAACAAAACGGAGTAGAATCTTGTCGTTATGCATATGCCGGTGGTATTGTCGGTAAGATAGCCGGCCCACTTTCCGATTGTAAGAATCGTGGGGCTATTTCGGCTCCGGCTGTTTGTACATTTCTTATTATGGGAGGTATTGCCGGTTCGTCGAACAATAGTGTTTCGGATATTATCAATGCTGCACAGATTACGCTTCCCGGTAATCCCGGTGGGGAAAGCGGACCGTTGAAAGAGAAGTTTTTGGGGCCTCGTTATGCTTTTGTCGGCGGTGCTGTAGGACAGTTAATGAGTTCTGGCTCCATTGTAGGTAATGGCGATACGACCAATTCGGGAGCTGTTACGGTCGATCTGATGGAGGTTCATGCAGAATCGTACGTTTATATTGGGGGTGTTTTAGGACAGCTTCTTGGTAAATCCGTGACCAATACGGTAAATGACGGGGCGATTTCAGTGAAGACTACTTCTCCGAATAATAAGGATGCAGTCAATTGGAATGTCCATAGTTTGGGCGGTATCGTAGGCCAAATAGGTGATGTTGCTGGTAAAACGATGGTAATTACAGACTTGGGTGCGTCGGTTACCGGTTCGAAAAATAATGCTGCTATCACCCACGAGAAGCTGCAGCGTAGCGATCGTAGTCCTGTTTATACAGGAGGTATTGTTGGATTTCTGTTTGCATCCGATTGTAAGGTTTCGGATTGTTCCAATAACGGTGCGATCAATGCGAATTATTGGAATAATCAGATCAACTACGGTGAAAAGGGGGCTGCGCGGGGTAATTTTGCCGGCGGTATCGTCGGAGCAGCCGTTGCGGCTGCCGATGCCGACGTCAATGTCATTTCGTCGGTCGAAAATTCAGGTACGATCATTTCCTATCGTGGATCGGCCGGTGGTGTGATCGGCTATGTAGACAGGGCGAAAGTGATGAATTGTGTTAATACGGGCGATTTTTCGACCGATTCAAGTGTTGCTCGTCTCGGTCGGGGTGGTGGTATTGTTGCCGCGGCTATGAACACGGAGATCGAAGAATGTCTGAATAGAGCTACCGTCGTGGCGGATGATACGGCAAATCCCATCACGGCCGGTGGTGTTGTTGGCGCTC is a window encoding:
- a CDS encoding BACON domain-containing protein, whose amino-acid sequence is MKKIFFLILAATVVFAACSSDEGTSGPDKLEIELTPGWDATRGMTSSSQTAHVAVSLNAETVRWTVSSDSDWCVVDEETVHTGSGEFTIEVTANDDFKTRNAVVTIAAGAYTRQMEVDQSGNIFILNRVYSVVAPGDTESFDVEVKTLSEWQPVDSEWIHGEVVETSEPDDQGMTTSTLRIRCDANTSAEGRYGVLTLEPTDGVGYSTSYAVYQFGTGLSFDEENRLDLAARGEVEFNIQAPSEAIVGVTCPTWVTYTPGTDDGETVTCTFSVGENPSDTKTEREATIELSIKDVAAKTELPAIRQAFYPAGGIVSGAGLKMFAETFNAGGDVSDWTSGEGGKTVQILGDVDMTDVEWTPVGTKDRPFDGIVAGNNHLILNWKTAQPLFGYTAEGSEIADLTIDGTSKLTAEAIAADEYAAALVGVCNGTLRNCSNMAAVTLDVAATVDGACGVGGLVGLVGATGRVENCSNGGLVSLGSKVVCNDLSIGGVVARTEAGAVLTGCVNEGAIASSGTTEPKEKTNCLYTGGVVGYAGGSVENCSTEGDRSVALKITAAYMSYTGGIVGWANDAVTGCTNKQPVSITANREQNGVESCRYAYAGGIVGKIAGPLSDCKNRGAISAPAVCTFLIMGGIAGSSNNSVSDIINAAQITLPGNPGGESGPLKEKFLGPRYAFVGGAVGQLMSSGSIVGNGDTTNSGAVTVDLMEVHAESYVYIGGVLGQLLGKSVTNTVNDGAISVKTTSPNNKDAVNWNVHSLGGIVGQIGDVAGKTMVITDLGASVTGSKNNAAITHEKLQRSDRSPVYTGGIVGFLFASDCKVSDCSNNGAINANYWNNQINYGEKGAARGNFAGGIVGAAVAAADADVNVISSVENSGTIISYRGSAGGVIGYVDRAKVMNCVNTGDFSTDSSVARLGRGGGIVAAAMNTEIEECLNRATVVADDTANPITAGGVVGALLEGSVVRNCKHYGTLYCQLYGNSKFVGGGIAGTSVDGTTINDCRFGGQFKGKSGDPVALTADDVCGDSNFSGSGNTLWDGK